CGGCCAGAGGCCGTTGTTGCTCCTGGCGCTGACCGCGGTGAGCTGGACGGTGACCACCGGGCTGCTCCCGGTAGTGCCCTCCTGGCGGCAGCGTCCACTGGTGGGGGTCATCGGAGCCGTCGTCACCATCGGACTGGGTATCGCCGCCGCGACCGTCGGTGGGGGAGACGGTGTGCTCGGGAGAATCGGAGCAGCCCTGGTCGCGCTGGGTCTGTCGGGAGCGGCCGGGGTCATTGGCTGGATGGCCCTGGGCCTGCGCCGCCGACAACGGCGGCGACCGGACGAGCCGGAGAGCTAGGTCCCCGGACACGGGTGAAGGCCCGCGCGACCGCTCAGCGCTTACCGGGCCCTTCACGGCCCGGACCGTCGCCTCGGCCGGGACCCCGGCGGCGCAGGTACCGTTCGAACTCGGCGGCGATCGATTCCCCGGAGGCCGGCTGGAGCGGCTCGTCGGCCTCCTCGCGTTCTTCCAGGGAACGGATGTACTCGGAGATCTCCTCGTCCTCCGAGGCGATCTGCGAGACCTCGGTCTCCCACTCGTCGGCCTGCTGGGGCAGGGCGCCGAGCGGCACCTCGACGTCCAGGGCCTCCTCGACCCGGTGCAGCAGCGCCAGCGTCGCCTTGGGTGACGGGGCCTGGGACACGTAGTGCGGGACCGACGCCCAGAAGGAGACGGACGGGATGCCGGCCTGTACGCAGGCGTCCTGGAAGACCCCGGAGATGCCGGTCGGGCCCTGGTAGCGGGAACGGGTGAGGTTGAGGCGCTCGGCGGTGGTCTCGTCGTGGGCGGACCCGGTCACCTGGATGGGGCGGGTGTGCGGGACGTCGGCCAGCAGCGCGCCCAACGAGAGCACCGTGCTGACCTCGTGTTCCAGTGCGATCTTGAGCAGCTCGTCGCAGAACGCGCGCCACCGGAAGTTGGGTTCGATGCCGTGGACGAGGATCACGTCGTGGGCGGCGTCGGGAAGACGGCAAACGGACAGGCGGGTGGTCGGCCACTCGATGGTCCGGGTCACCCCGTCGACGAGTTTGACGGTCGGGCGACTGACCTGGAAGTCGTAGTACCCCTCGGGGTCCAGCTCGGTCAATGGTGTGGCGTCCCAGGTCAGACCCATCTGCTCGACGGCCGCGCTGGCGGCGTCGCCGGCGTCGTTCCACCCCTCGAAGGCAGCGATCATCACCGGGCTGCGCAGTGGCGGGAACTCGGTCACGCAGCTCAGCCTACGTCCGGCCACGGGTCGCCGGTGGCGGGTGCCACGCCGGTGTCGGTGGCCGGCGGACGTGTGTGCGACCCGAGCCCCCCGGCTGGGCAACTACCCTGAACGGCGTGAACTCCGTGCACTCGCATCCCCTGATGGTCGCGCTGGCTCAGCGTGTGATCGTGGCCGACGGGGCGATGGGCACCATGTTGCAGGCCCAGGACCCGAGTCTGGACGACTTCGCCGGTCTGGAGGGCTGCAACGAGATCCTCAACGTGACCCGCCCCGACATCGTGCGGGCGGTCCATCGCGCCTACCTCGAGGTCGGCGTCGACGCGGTCGAGACCAACACCTTCGGGGCGAACCTGGCCAACCTGGCCGAGTACGACATCCCCGAGCGGATCCGCGAACTGGCGCACGCCGGCGCCGCGTTGGCCCGGGCCGAGGCCGACGAGTTCAGCACCCCGGCCCAGCCGCGGTTCGTCCTCGGCTCGGTGGGCCCGGGCACGAAGCTGCCCACTCTGGGTCACGCGCCCTACGTCGCGTTGCGCGACGCCTACGAGCAGCAGGCCCTGGGCATGCTCGACGGCGGCGTCGACGCGGTGCTGGTGGAGACGTGCCAGGACCTGCTGCAGGCCAAGGCGGCCGTCCTCGGGGCCCGCCGGGCCATGACCGCGTCGGGCATCGTGGTGCCCGTGCTGGTCCACGTGACCGTGGAGACGACCGGCACCATGCTGCTCGGGTCGGAGATCGGCGCCGCACTGACCGCGCTCGAACCGCTCGGCATCGACTACATCGGCCTGAACTGCGCGACCGGTCCGGCGGAGATGAGCGAGCACCTGCGGTATCTGTCCCGGCACGCACAGACGGGCGTGTCCGTCATGCCCAACGCCGGTCTTCCGCAACTCGGGCCGAACGGGGCCGAGTACCCGCTGAGCCCCGAGGAGCTGGCCGAGGCCCTGTCCGGCTTCGTCCGTGAGTTCGGCCTCGGTCTGGTCGGCGGCTGCTGCGGTACGACGCCCGAGCACCTGCGTCAGGTGGTGGAGGCCGTCCGCGAGACCACCCCCGCGGTCCGGCATCCGCAGACCGAACCGGGCCTGTCCTCGCTGTACCAGAGCGTCCCGTTCGAACAGGACGCGTCGCTGCTGATGGTCGGCGAGCGCACGAACGCCAACGGCTCCAAGGCGTTCCGCGAGGCCATGCTGGCCGAGGACTGGCAGGCGTGCGTGGAGATCGCCCGGGCCCAGACCCGGGACGGGGCCCACCTGCTCGACCTGAACGTCGACTACGTCGGCCGGGACGGCGCGGCCGACATGCGGGTGCTGGCCGGCAAGCTCGCCACCGCCTCCACCCTGCCGATCATGATCGACTCCACCGAACCGGACGTGATCCAGGCCGGGCTGGAGCAGCTCGGCGGCCGGTCGATCGTGAACTCGGTCAACTTCGAGGACGGCGACGGGCCGACGTCCCGGTACGCACGGATCATGCCGCTGGTCGTCGAGCACGGGGCCGCGGTGGTCGCGCTGACCATCGACGAGGAGGGCCAGGCCCGCACCCGCGAGACCAAGGTCGCCATCGCCGAACGGCTCATCACCGACCTGA
This window of the Nakamurella flava genome carries:
- a CDS encoding PAC2 family protein is translated as MIAAFEGWNDAGDAASAAVEQMGLTWDATPLTELDPEGYYDFQVSRPTVKLVDGVTRTIEWPTTRLSVCRLPDAAHDVILVHGIEPNFRWRAFCDELLKIALEHEVSTVLSLGALLADVPHTRPIQVTGSAHDETTAERLNLTRSRYQGPTGISGVFQDACVQAGIPSVSFWASVPHYVSQAPSPKATLALLHRVEEALDVEVPLGALPQQADEWETEVSQIASEDEEISEYIRSLEEREEADEPLQPASGESIAAEFERYLRRRGPGRGDGPGREGPGKR